ATTTAAACTTCTTAATTAATTAACTATTGTCACAGCGTAAGTGTAGAGAGGATAAAAAGACATTTCATGATGAAAAATAGCCTTTTAAGATTTTGAAACCATGATACTGTTCTTTATGATATTCTGTACTAGCTCGAGGTTGCAACGAGACAAATTTAAGAATTATGAAAAGAAGTTATTCGATATGGAGATAAAGAAACTGGAAACATTTCACCAAATGACTATAGAAAAGCTTGCCAAGGTTGAGGGTGGTAAGAATAATTGGCAGGCAAATGTCAGTGGGGTTATCGCTGCAGGTAGTGCTGGAGCTGCTATAGGTTTTCCAGTTTGCGGTGTAGCCTGGAGCTAAAACAGCTATTACTCTTTGGGCTGGTGTAACAGGAGCTACAGGCGGATTCTAGAGGAAGGAAAGGATGACAACAATGAAGGAATTAACAATTAATGACATGTCTAGTATAAGTGGAGGAAACGCTCCAGGAGATGCTGTAATTGGTGGTCTTGGAGGCTTAGCTTCTGGATTGAAATTTTGTAAACTGCCACATCCAGTATTGACAGGTGGATGTGTTGTAGGATTTACAGTTGGTGGAGCATATTTGGGATATACAGCAAATTAAATGATCTATACGATTTTTATTATTATGCATGCGTCTATAATGTTTTTAATGATTGTTGATGCCATTCATAAAAAAATGTTGATAAATCTATACCATATTTAGTGTTTTTAATTTTCAATCAATTATCCCTTTCGGAAAAATCGGTAAACATGTTATCTATCGTAGCTTTGGTAGCGTCATTATTTGTTTTTATCGATAAAAGAAAATAGTGATTATGCCAATGAATTTAGATATCACTCTTAGCTTTTTAAAATACAAAAGAGTGAAATTAAAATGAAAAAGACTTCAAAAATATGGAAGTGCTAAAAAATGGTCTGGCTATCATAAATGGAGGCGGAAAAGACGGAGCAAATATCTTTTTGACAGGGATGGCAGGTGCTGCGCAGGGAGTGACAGTTTGTGCTCAGACAGGCGTATTTATCCCTTGGCAAGGTTATATTTTGTGTGGAGCAGCTGGTGCTGCTACAAATATTATCTGGCCTCACTAAATATATAAATGACTATCTATCACTGATGTATAAGTAGTAGAGGAGTGGTATGAAAACTTTAGATATTGTTGTTTGCTATACAATAGGAATGATTTTATCATTAGGTCGTCTTATTTCTCCTAATCACTCTATATTTAATAAACTTAAAAAGTGAAATGAATAATATTTAAAGTTTGTTTTTAAATAATGGGACTAGTTTAGTGTAACCGATTCAATTAAAGAATAGTTCGTGACAAGAAGATACCTTTGAAGTTTCAGAAATAATCTGTTTTCCATCCTGCTATACTCATCTTTGCCAAAGCTCGTCATTTTATATGATTTATATAGAATTACGAGTTTTTTGTTAGACTAATATGAGAAAATATAGTATGTCGAATTCCTAAATAAAAAATAATGAAAGGAACATGATGATGTTAAGAGATGTTAAAGTTAAAACGAGCAGTTTATTAGTTGGTTGTGCGGCTACTTTACTAGTCAGTTTGAGTAGTACAGTTGCGGCAGATTCAGTCCATTCGTCTGATAGACGTTTTGGAGTTGGCTTTTGGAGTTGGCTATAAGGAAGAAACAACCTCTCAGTTTTCTTCGGATCAGCCCTCCCAAGTGGTTTTGTATCGAGGTGAGGCTAACACGGTTAGGTTTGCCTATACCAATCAGATGTCTCTGATGAAAGATATTCGCATTGCTTTGGATGGTTCTGATAAGTCTTTGACCGCTCAGATTGTTCCTGGTATGGGTCATGTTTATGAGGGCTTTCAAACTTCTGCTAGAGGGATTTTTACGATGTCAGGAGTTCCTGAAAGCACTGTTCCCGTTGCTAACCCTAATGTACAAACCAAATATATAAGGTATTTCAAAGTCATTGATGATATGCATAACACAATGTATAAAGGAACTGTTTTTCTTGTTCAACCGCAAGCTTGGAAATACACCATGAAATCTGTTGATCAGTTACCAGTAGATGACTTGAACCATATTGGCGTTGCTGGTATTGAACGAATGACAACTCTCATTAAAAATGCGGGTGCCCTTTTAACCACAGGAGGTAGTGGGGCTTTCCCAGACAATATTAAAGTATCTATTAATCCAAAGGGGAGGCAGGCCACGATTACTTATGGGGACGGCTCTACGGATATTATTCCTCCAGCAGTTTTATGGAAAAAAGGCTCCGTAAAAGAGCCTACTGAAGCCGATCAATCTGTCGGAACACCGACTCCTGGTATTCCTGGTAAATTCAAACGAGACCAGAGCCTTAACGAGCATGAAGCTATGGTAAATGTCGAACCACTGTCTCATGTAGTAAAAGACAATATAAAGGTCATAGATGAAAAATCAACAGGGCGGTTTGAGCCTTTTAGACCTAATGAAGATGAGAAGGAGAAGCCTGCCAGCGATGTTAAGGTAAGACCAGCAGAAGTTGGTAGCTGGCTAGAACCAGCGACAGCTCTTCCTAGTGTTGAAATGAGCGCTGAGGACAGGTTAAAAAGTTAGTTAATAATTTGCCGGTTGCTTTAGACAGGCAAACAGGAAAGGGCTTGGAGGTTTCTTCTGAAGTAGCTGTGAGCGCCTCACAGCCGGAAGAATTGCATCGATTGCCTAACCGTTTGATACCTGAGGAAGACAATAATAAACTATCACGAGTAGCCAAGGAAGTCGTTACTGAGCCAAGGCTAAATAACCCCTTTTTGTTACCCAAGAAGGTTCTTTCGTTAGAAGATGATGCTGCTATCCTTAATCATTTGGAGGAAGACCGTGATGTCAATAAGTTGTTCCTCGAGCCAGTTGCGGCTGAAGCCAAGAGAGAAATTAATTTTCATCCAAGTGACCAGCAGGTGACTGCTAAAGTTAAGGAGTCATCTGATTTTCATCAGAAACAGCACCAAACAGGGATTACTTATGGAGATGATACTCTGGCAGATCTGACGCATCATTTGCTTCATTCAGATGGTGTTATTCCTAGTCTAAATGATAAGAGTGCTTAAGAATTATGTGCTAGTAAGTCTCGCTAAGAAGAGGAGTGTTACAAGATAAATAAAGAAGAGGTCAGGGAACTACCGGCCTCTTTTTGTCCGAAATAGCGAGAATGACTCTAGCTTACCTGTATGTAGGTCCGTGCTACACATCTTGTTAATGATAGGGAGCTGGGATCAGAAAATAATTGGTATATCGTTTTCTCCTAACTTTTTAAGAAAGTGCGGGCAAAGTGGGCTGTTAGGGTGATGGGGTTGCTCTTTCATGATCAGTTTTTTAGCTTGAAGAAAGCGTGGTGATGAGATTAGCTTAAAAAAGAACACTACCGAAATGGTAGTGTCCACTGATTTTAGGAGAGCTAAGATTGGTCATCTAACAGGAGTCTAACTGTCATGCTAATAACAGATTTGATAGCGCTGTCCCCACTTGGAAGAAAAAGAGCCTTATTTTTGTTTTTTTTGTGTTTAAGGGCTTCTTTTTTGTGAGGGTTTTGTTTTGAGTGGCCTATGGTCATCGCAGTCCTTTTCCTTTCAATAGTGTGTTTAAGAATTGGTGGTTTAGGGCTGACGGCAAGAATAAAACACAGTATGCTAATAGCTAAGATAAGATAAAACTGTTTTTTGGTCATTGTTTAGGCCTTTCTATTTGAAAAATGTAGTTGTTGTTAGTTTAGCCTTTTTGGTAGCTGGTATTTAAAATAGCATTAGCCAAGTGGTTGTACTGGCTATCTAAACGGTACTCAGTATTCCTCACGTCTTTTCCAGCAAGGAAATACCTTGTGGTGTATGCTGAATCATTCCAGGTAGCATCAACGTAGGAATTAACACCATGAATGGTAACGATGTTTCAAGCATGGTGCTCATTCAATCCTTTTTTATCACATACCAAGCTGATAAGCCTGCAGCTTCTGCCATATCTTTAAACATGACGGCATAAGCTTGACAAACACCACACTTGTCACGATAAAGAGCTTTAGGAGTATGATTGTTGATGCTGCTTACGGTTTTGCAATTGGTGCTAAGTTATTTTGTGGCGTAAGTGTATTCGTTGATTAAATGGTTATAAATAACCTTAGCCTTGTCGTAGTCACTGGTGATCGGTTTATCTGTAATATTTTTTTGACAAAGGTTTTATATTCCTTATGAAGGGCTACCAAATTGTCTTTAAGAGTATAGGTAACTGTAATATCACTGTTAACCATGATACGTTGGCTTTGTCTACCAAGTGTATAAGTACTGGTACGACTTTGGGAAGTAAATGAAGTAAGGGTTCCATAATAATCACCTCATTCGTCGAGAGTGGCACCAGGTCGTTGCTGGTTAATGGAGCTGATAGTTTGATAGTAAGTGTTTTGTCCAGACACATCATAACGGTATGCTCCTGCTGTTTCATCAGCCTTGACCTTGCTGTCAATGGCAGCAAACGCACTTAAGAGTAAAGCTGCCGCTAGGTCGCTAACACTCTTTTTAATATTTATTAGTTTTCCTGTTACAAACTAAATATAAGGGTTTCCCAAAAGTGGATTGTTTTTAAGCGAAAGGTTATCCACCAACGATAATCAGGATATCCATGATCAATGTAAAAAGCAAAGCTTTATTAACTTTTTTCATGACTGTCTCCTTTCTGATTTTCTATTTTGTACTTGTATTATATAATGGATTTAGCAGATTTTAATTTTTTGTTGTGAAAGTGGGAAAAATGGAAAAAGAACTCGGAAAAACCTTAAGGCGATTACGTAAGGGTAAGCAGGTTAGCATTTCTTTTTTAGCAGATGAATACCTGTCCAAGTCACAAATTTCAAGATTTGAACGAGGGGAATCAGAAATCACCTGCAGTCGCTTGCTTAATCTTTTGGATAAACTGAATATTACGATTGACGAATTTGTTTCGGCTCATTCCAAGACGCATACGCATTTTTTCACGCTCTTAAGTCAGGCGAGAAAATGTTATGCTGAGAAAAACGTGGTTAAATTGACCAAACTGTTGAAGGATTATGCCCATAAAGATTATGAACGAACGATGATTAAAGCTATTCTTTTTTCTATTGACTCCTCAATTGCACCTAGTCAAGAAGAATTGACTCGCCTCACAGATTATTTATTTAAAGTGGAACAGTGGGGATATTATGAAATCATTCTTCTGGGGAATTGCTCGCGCTTCATGAATTACAATACCCTATTTTTATTGACTAAGGAAATGGTAGCATCTTTTGCTTATTCGGAACAAAATAAAACCAATAAAATGTTAGTGACTCAGTTATCCATTAATTGTCTCATTATCAGTATTGACCATTCTTGCTTTGAACATAGTCGCTATTTGATTAACAAAATTGATCTTTTGCTGCGAGACGAGCTCAATTTTTATGAAAAGACTGTTTTCTTATATGTGCATGGGTATTATAAATTAAAGCAGGAAGAAATGTCTGGAGAAGAGGACATGCGGCAGGCCTTGCAGATTTTTAAGTATCTTGGAGAGGACTCATTGTATTATAGTTATAAGGAACATTACCGTCAAATAGTGCTGGGAGGTAAGGGGGATGAGGACTGGTCTGAGGCAGATTTATGAGTTGCTTTCTATCAGATGTGTTCGTAAAATAAGAAATAAGAAAGGAGAAGGACAGCTGTGTTTTTTGAAACGCAGTCAGTAGCCTAGACCTGAGTCTATTGAGTGACTTTTTTATACTGAGTTTATTCTTTGTAGGAGCAAAGGGTCTAGCTGTCCTTTAAATAACGGATTATGCCAGAATTACCAGAAGTTGAAACGGTCCGACGAGGACTTGAGACTTTAGTGCTTGGCCAAGAAATTGTGGCTGTTACGCTTAAAGTGCCAAAAATGGTTAAAACCGACTTAGAGACGTTTGCCCTGACCCTACCTGGTCAAATCATTCAGTCAGTTGGCCGTCGGGGAAAATATTTATTAATTGATTTGGGGCAATTAGTGTTGGTATCACATTTGCGGATGGAAGGCAAATATTTGCTTTTTCCAGATGAGGTCCCTGATAACAAACACTTTCATGTCTTTTTTGAATTGAAAAATGGTTCGACCTTGGTTTACCAAGATGTGCGTAAATTTGGAACCTTTGATTTGATAGCAAAATCTCAATTATCAGCGTTTTTTGCCAAACGAAAACTAGGCCCTGAACCAAAGAAAGAGACCTTTAAGTTAAAAACCTTTGAGGCTGCTCTGCTATCCTCCCAAAAACCCATAAAACCACATCTTTTAGACCAGACCTTGGTTGCTGGTTTAGGGAATATTTATGTGGACGAGGTACTTTGGGCTGCTAAGGTTCATCCAGAAACTGCGTCTTCTAGGTTGAATAAGGCGGAGATAAAACGGCTGCATGATGAAACCATACGAATCCTAGCTTTAGGAATTGAAAAGGGCGGTTCGACCGTCCGTACTTACCGTAATGCTTTGGGAGCTGATGGCACCATGCAGGACTATTTGCAGGTTTATGGTCAAACTGGGAAACCGTGTCCTCGTTGTGGACAGGCTATTGTCAAATTAAAAGTTGGAGGAAGGGGGACGCACATTTGTCCAAAATGCCAGAAAAAAAGACTATGATTATTGGCATCACAGGAGGCATTGCATCAGGAAAATCGACTGTGGTTAAGGTCATTAGAAAAGCTGGTTATCAGGTGATTGATGCGGATCAAGTGGTCCATGACTTGCAAGAAAAAGGCGGTCGTCTTTACGAGGCTCTTAGAGAAGCTTTTGGGAATCAGATTTTAAAAGCAGATGGTGAGTTAGATCGCACAAAGCTGTCAGAAATGCTTTTTTCAAACCCAGATAATATGGCAACATCCTCAGCCATTCAAAATCAAATCATTAAGGAAGAATTGGCGGCTAAGCGTGACCACTTAGCACAGAGCCAAGCCATTTTTTTCATGGATATTCCCCTTTTAATGGAATTGGGCTACCAAG
The genomic region above belongs to Streptococcus pyogenes and contains:
- the coaE gene encoding dephospho-CoA kinase (Dephospho-CoA kinase (CoaE) performs the final step in coenzyme A biosynthesis.) → MIIGITGGIASGKSTVVKVIRKAGYQVIDADQVVHDLQEKGGRLYEALREAFGNQILKADGELDRTKLSEMLFSNPDNMATSSAIQNQIIKEELAAKRDHLAQSQAIFFMDIPLLMELGYQDWFDAIWLVYVDAQTQLQRLMARNRLDKGKARQRIASQLPIEEKKPYASLVIDNSGDIAALIKQVQSALLLLANPR
- the mutM gene encoding DNA-formamidopyrimidine glycosylase; this encodes MPELPEVETVRRGLETLVLGQEIVAVTLKVPKMVKTDLETFALTLPGQIIQSVGRRGKYLLIDLGQLVLVSHLRMEGKYLLFPDEVPDNKHFHVFFELKNGSTLVYQDVRKFGTFDLIAKSQLSAFFAKRKLGPEPKKETFKLKTFEAALLSSQKPIKPHLLDQTLVAGLGNIYVDEVLWAAKVHPETASSRLNKAEIKRLHDETIRILALGIEKGGSTVRTYRNALGADGTMQDYLQVYGQTGKPCPRCGQAIVKLKVGGRGTHICPKCQKKRL
- the shp2 gene encoding peptide pheromone SHP2 translates to MKKVNKALLFTLIMDILIIVGG
- the rgg2 gene encoding quorum-sensing system transcriptional regulator Rgg2 gives rise to the protein MEKELGKTLRRLRKGKQVSISFLADEYLSKSQISRFERGESEITCSRLLNLLDKLNITIDEFVSAHSKTHTHFFTLLSQARKCYAEKNVVKLTKLLKDYAHKDYERTMIKAILFSIDSSIAPSQEELTRLTDYLFKVEQWGYYEIILLGNCSRFMNYNTLFLLTKEMVASFAYSEQNKTNKMLVTQLSINCLIISIDHSCFEHSRYLINKIDLLLRDELNFYEKTVFLYVHGYYKLKQEEMSGEEDMRQALQIFKYLGEDSLYYSYKEHYRQIVLGGKGDEDWSEADL
- a CDS encoding class IIb bacteriocin, lactobin A/cerein 7B family, with the protein product MTTMKELTINDMSSISGGNAPGDAVIGGLGGLASGLKFCKLPHPVLTGGCVVGFTVGGAYLGYTAN
- the stcA gene encoding quorum-sensing system protein StcA, with translation MTKKQFYLILAISILCFILAVSPKPPILKHTIERKRTAMTIGHSKQNPHKKEALKHKKNKNKALFLPSGDSAIKSVISMTVRLLLDDQS